The Achromobacter deleyi genome has a window encoding:
- a CDS encoding FAD-dependent oxidoreductase, which produces MGDIDFQAMEFAYEKHADQSASALARHQVVVVGAGPVGLTTALDLARQGVRVVVLDDDYRLSTGSRAICFSKRTLEIWDRLGVGQRMIDKGVSWNVGKVFFREQEVWRFDLLPEPGHRRPAFINLQQYYAEGYLYEQARQQPNIELRWKNKVAGVIQDDGGVTLTVETPEGPYQLHADWLVACDGARSPVRKLIGQESHGRIFRDRFLIADVKMKADFPAERWFWFDPPFHPNQSVLLHRQPDNVWRIDFQLGWNADPVEAVKPENVLPRIRALLGPDAQFDLEWVSVYTFACERMDKFRHGRIVFAGDSAHRVSPFGARGANSGVQDAENLAWKLKLVLAGLAPDALIDSYSAEREYAADENILNSSRATDFITPKSDISRSFRNAVLNLAKTHPFARSLVNSGRLSLPATYSGSPLNTPDAEAFSGRMAPGAVALDAPVSANGEPGWWLAQLDGDFVLAVFCGDTLPDRGTLQALQSLSMAPVPVKAVLVASPQCDVSALARELTVVKDSEGCLSKRYDAQAGTAYLIRPDQHIAARWRAVNTDAIAAAVSRATGRA; this is translated from the coding sequence GTGGGAGACATCGACTTTCAGGCGATGGAGTTCGCCTATGAAAAGCACGCCGACCAGAGCGCCAGCGCGCTTGCGCGGCACCAGGTGGTGGTGGTGGGCGCCGGACCCGTCGGCCTGACCACTGCGCTGGACCTCGCCCGCCAGGGCGTGCGCGTGGTGGTGCTGGACGACGACTACCGCCTGTCCACCGGATCGCGTGCCATCTGTTTTTCCAAGCGCACCCTGGAAATCTGGGACCGCCTGGGCGTGGGCCAGCGCATGATCGACAAGGGCGTGTCGTGGAACGTGGGCAAGGTGTTCTTCCGCGAGCAGGAGGTCTGGCGCTTTGACCTGCTGCCCGAACCCGGCCACCGCCGTCCCGCCTTCATCAATCTGCAGCAGTACTACGCCGAAGGCTACCTGTACGAACAGGCGCGCCAGCAGCCCAACATCGAGCTGCGCTGGAAGAACAAGGTCGCCGGCGTCATCCAGGACGACGGCGGCGTGACCCTGACCGTGGAGACTCCCGAAGGCCCCTATCAGCTGCATGCAGACTGGCTGGTCGCCTGCGACGGAGCGCGCTCGCCGGTGCGCAAGCTGATCGGCCAGGAGAGCCATGGCCGCATCTTCCGCGACCGTTTCCTGATCGCCGACGTCAAGATGAAGGCCGACTTTCCGGCCGAGCGCTGGTTCTGGTTCGACCCGCCCTTCCATCCGAATCAGTCCGTGCTGCTGCACCGGCAGCCCGACAATGTCTGGCGCATCGATTTCCAGCTGGGCTGGAACGCCGATCCCGTGGAAGCCGTCAAGCCCGAGAACGTGCTGCCGCGCATCCGCGCGCTGCTGGGCCCGGACGCGCAGTTCGACCTGGAATGGGTCAGCGTCTATACCTTTGCATGCGAGCGCATGGACAAGTTCCGCCACGGCCGCATCGTGTTCGCGGGCGACTCCGCGCACCGCGTATCGCCGTTCGGCGCCCGCGGCGCCAACAGCGGCGTGCAGGACGCGGAGAACCTGGCCTGGAAGCTGAAACTGGTGCTGGCGGGACTGGCGCCGGATGCGCTGATCGACAGCTACAGCGCCGAGCGCGAGTACGCGGCCGACGAGAACATCCTGAACTCGTCGCGCGCCACCGACTTCATCACGCCCAAGAGCGACATCAGCCGCAGCTTCCGCAACGCGGTGCTGAACCTGGCCAAGACCCACCCCTTCGCGCGCTCGCTGGTCAACAGCGGCCGTCTTTCGCTGCCCGCCACCTACTCGGGCTCGCCGCTGAACACCCCCGACGCCGAGGCGTTCTCGGGACGCATGGCGCCTGGCGCGGTGGCGCTGGACGCACCCGTGTCCGCCAATGGCGAGCCGGGCTGGTGGCTGGCGCAACTGGACGGAGACTTCGTGCTGGCGGTGTTCTGCGGCGACACGCTGCCCGACCGCGGCACGCTGCAGGCCCTGCAGTCCCTGAGCATGGCGCCGGTGCCGGTCAAGGCCGTGCTGGTCGCCAGCCCGCAATGCGACGTGTCGGCGCTGGCCAGGGAGCTGACGGTGGTCAAGGACAGCGAAGGATGCCTGTCCAAGCGCTACGACGCGCAGGCCGGCACAGCCTACCTGATCCGCCCGGACCAGCATATCGCAGCGCGCTGGCGCGCCGTCAACACCGATGCCATCGCCGCCGCGGTCAGCCGCGCCACCGGCCGCGCCTGA
- a CDS encoding MBL fold metallo-hydrolase: MSKQFASHADMDDKVVSFEKLSDNAYAYTAEGDPNTGVIIGDEAVMVIDTQATPVMAQDVIRRIREVTDKPIKYILLSHYHAVRVFGASAYNAQEILASRDTYDLIAERGEQDKASEIGRFPRLFRNAESIPPGLVWPTMTFKGEMTVNLGNLEVKLLQVGRGHTKGDTIAWLPEQKILFAGDLVEYQSTPYCGDAYFRDWPTTLDALSGVEAEKMVPGRGPALKNATEVRQGLAGTRAFLTDLYGAVNRGVAEGKDLKTIYREVYDFMKPRYSDWVIFDHCMPFDVSRAFDEASGYTDPRIWTDKRDLEMWAQLEG, translated from the coding sequence ATGAGCAAGCAATTCGCCTCGCACGCGGACATGGACGACAAGGTCGTCTCGTTCGAAAAGCTGTCCGACAACGCCTATGCCTACACCGCCGAAGGCGACCCCAACACGGGAGTGATCATCGGCGACGAGGCCGTCATGGTGATCGACACCCAGGCCACCCCGGTCATGGCCCAGGACGTGATCCGCCGCATCCGCGAAGTCACCGACAAGCCCATCAAGTACATCCTGCTGTCGCACTACCACGCCGTGCGCGTGTTCGGTGCTTCCGCCTACAACGCCCAGGAAATCCTGGCCAGCCGCGACACGTACGACCTGATCGCCGAGCGCGGCGAACAGGACAAGGCCAGCGAGATCGGCCGCTTCCCGCGCCTGTTCCGCAACGCCGAATCGATTCCCCCGGGCCTGGTCTGGCCGACCATGACGTTCAAGGGCGAAATGACCGTCAACCTGGGCAACCTGGAAGTCAAGCTGCTGCAAGTGGGCCGCGGCCACACCAAGGGCGACACCATCGCCTGGCTGCCCGAACAGAAGATCCTGTTCGCCGGCGACCTGGTCGAATACCAGTCCACCCCCTACTGCGGCGACGCCTACTTCCGCGACTGGCCCACCACGCTGGATGCGCTGTCGGGCGTTGAAGCCGAAAAGATGGTGCCCGGCCGTGGCCCCGCGCTGAAGAACGCCACCGAAGTCCGCCAGGGCCTGGCCGGCACGCGCGCGTTCCTCACCGACCTGTACGGCGCCGTGAACCGCGGCGTGGCCGAAGGCAAGGACCTGAAGACCATCTACCGCGAGGTCTACGACTTCATGAAGCCGCGCTACAGCGACTGGGTGATCTTCGACCACTGCATGCCGTTCGACGTGTCGCGCGCCTTTGACGAAGCCTCCGGCTACACCGACCCGCGCATCTGGACCGACAAGCGCGACCTGGAGATGTGGGCCCAGCTGGAAGGCTGA
- a CDS encoding DUF2783 domain-containing protein, with the protein MMLITETNLSSPDDFYEALIDTHRDLSNEQSQELNAALILLLANHLGDVALLKEALQQARASVVHAG; encoded by the coding sequence ATCATGCTGATTACCGAAACCAATTTGAGCTCGCCGGACGACTTCTACGAAGCGCTGATCGATACCCACCGCGACTTGAGCAACGAGCAGAGCCAGGAGCTGAATGCAGCGCTGATCCTGCTGCTGGCCAATCACCTGGGCGACGTCGCATTGCTGAAGGAGGCGCTGCAGCAAGCGCGCGCGTCCGTGGTGCATGCCGGCTGA
- a CDS encoding LysR family transcriptional regulator, with amino-acid sequence MAELRDVDLNLLLLFQHLLEDRNLSAVARRMDLSQPAVSNALRRLRVAFGDELFVRTAQGMLPTPRAQRLAGPVSEALAVLSQALQDQDAFDAATSNRRFRVAMTDVGEIHFMPRLMEVCVQVAPLVRIDSVRVQGPDLPREMEAGRVDLAIGAFDEMGAGTLQRMLFRQGYATLFRQAHPTAHAGMGIKAFRAERHLIVSRAAPYGQVNQAMERSGVDLAEHFSVPHFSAVPYIVSATDLLATVPEKLAASAAPPFGLRFMAPPVKVPALQTNMYWQRRVDRDGGNQWLRALIVNTFAVGS; translated from the coding sequence ATGGCCGAGCTGCGCGATGTGGACCTGAACCTGTTGCTGCTGTTCCAACACTTGCTGGAAGACCGCAACCTGTCGGCCGTGGCGCGGCGGATGGACTTGTCCCAACCGGCGGTCAGCAATGCGCTGCGCCGCCTGCGGGTGGCGTTCGGCGACGAACTGTTCGTGCGCACCGCGCAGGGCATGCTGCCGACGCCGCGCGCCCAGCGCCTGGCGGGCCCGGTCAGCGAAGCGCTGGCGGTGCTGTCCCAGGCCCTGCAGGACCAGGACGCCTTTGACGCCGCGACCAGCAACCGGCGCTTTCGCGTCGCCATGACGGACGTGGGTGAAATCCACTTCATGCCCCGCCTGATGGAGGTATGCGTGCAGGTGGCGCCGCTGGTGCGCATCGACTCCGTGCGGGTGCAGGGGCCTGACCTGCCGCGCGAAATGGAGGCGGGCCGGGTGGACCTGGCGATAGGCGCGTTCGACGAGATGGGGGCGGGGACCTTGCAGCGCATGCTGTTTCGCCAAGGCTATGCGACCTTGTTCCGCCAGGCGCATCCGACTGCCCATGCGGGCATGGGGATCAAGGCGTTCCGCGCGGAACGCCATCTGATCGTGTCGCGCGCAGCCCCGTACGGGCAGGTGAATCAAGCGATGGAGCGCTCGGGAGTGGATCTGGCCGAGCACTTCAGCGTGCCGCATTTTTCAGCGGTGCCCTACATCGTGAGCGCGACCGATCTGCTGGCCACGGTGCCTGAAAAGCTGGCCGCCAGCGCCGCGCCGCCGTTCGGTCTGCGTTTCATGGCGCCGCCCGTGAAGGTGCCCGCGTTGCAGACCAACATGTACTGGCAGCGCAGGGTGGACCGCGACGGCGGCAACCAATGGCTGCGCGCCCTGATCGTGAATACCTTCGCGGTCGGGTCCTAG
- a CDS encoding LTA synthase family protein translates to MRRLTLRFILAVLALLTLSRLGLAYWMWDRVEAAGGLGPLLLGGLRIDVCLLSMVIALPAVLSPWFGHRPLAARITAWWFRVWWMLYVLLEVSTPQFIAEYDTRPNRLYFIYLLNPKEVGSMLWQGYKGVLLASFVVLLVAAWMAVKLFPTRARDPFMAWWKRPVASFLILALAFLGARGTLEHRPINPAKVAFSSDAMVNSLALNSLYSVFDAAYRMQDERSSAAMYPKMPVDEMNAIVREKAGMTGAPLDPRYPSLHEQKATVRRDKPLNVVIILQESLGAQYVGSLGGRDLTPNIDRLGKEGWMFHRAYATGTRSVRGIEAVTAGFLPSVADAVVKLPRSQTGFFTLAQLLGKHGYHSRFVYGGESHFDNMRAFFLGNGFDEIVDRPKFVDPVFEGSWGASDEDMFNQVDRLLRADGDKPVFTLAFSVTNHSPWEYPEGRIQPVGDPATVDNTVRYADWALGQFFDKARKAPYWDNTVFLVIADHDSRVYGSIPVPVRHFQVPALILGAGIEPRQDHRLVSQIDMAPTLLSLMGLDNVNPMLGVDLTQRDPNRAMMQYADNFGYLRGDQLLVLEPSKDPRQFRYEAAPVGRDEVYEPVEPVDPALMQEALAHALWASWVYREEKYRLP, encoded by the coding sequence GACGTATGCCTGTTGTCGATGGTGATCGCGCTGCCCGCGGTGCTTTCGCCCTGGTTCGGGCATCGTCCGCTCGCCGCTCGCATCACCGCGTGGTGGTTCCGCGTGTGGTGGATGCTCTATGTCCTGCTGGAGGTCTCGACGCCGCAGTTCATCGCCGAGTACGACACGCGTCCCAACCGCCTGTACTTCATCTATCTGCTGAACCCCAAGGAAGTCGGGTCGATGCTGTGGCAGGGCTACAAGGGCGTGCTGCTGGCTTCCTTCGTGGTGCTGCTGGTCGCGGCCTGGATGGCGGTGAAGCTGTTCCCCACGCGCGCACGCGATCCGTTCATGGCGTGGTGGAAGCGGCCGGTGGCGTCGTTCCTGATCCTGGCGCTGGCGTTCCTGGGGGCGCGCGGCACGCTGGAGCACCGTCCGATCAATCCGGCCAAGGTGGCCTTCAGTTCGGACGCGATGGTGAATTCGCTGGCGCTGAATTCGCTATACAGCGTGTTCGACGCGGCCTATCGCATGCAGGACGAACGTTCGTCCGCGGCGATGTACCCGAAGATGCCGGTGGACGAGATGAACGCCATCGTGCGCGAGAAGGCCGGCATGACGGGCGCGCCGCTGGATCCGCGTTATCCCAGTCTGCATGAGCAGAAGGCCACGGTGCGGCGGGACAAGCCGCTGAACGTGGTGATCATCTTGCAGGAGAGCCTGGGCGCCCAGTACGTGGGCAGCCTGGGGGGCCGCGATCTGACGCCGAACATCGACCGGCTGGGCAAGGAGGGCTGGATGTTCCATCGCGCCTACGCCACCGGTACGCGCTCGGTGCGCGGGATCGAGGCGGTGACGGCGGGTTTTCTGCCCAGCGTCGCGGACGCGGTGGTGAAGCTGCCGCGCTCGCAGACGGGGTTCTTCACCCTGGCGCAGCTGCTGGGCAAGCATGGCTACCACTCGCGCTTCGTGTATGGCGGCGAGTCGCATTTCGACAATATGCGCGCGTTCTTCCTGGGCAACGGGTTCGACGAGATCGTGGATCGTCCCAAGTTCGTGGATCCCGTGTTCGAAGGGTCGTGGGGCGCCTCGGATGAAGACATGTTCAATCAGGTGGACCGCCTGCTGCGCGCCGACGGCGACAAGCCGGTGTTCACGCTGGCGTTTTCGGTGACGAACCATTCGCCTTGGGAGTATCCGGAGGGGCGCATCCAGCCGGTGGGCGATCCGGCCACGGTGGACAATACCGTGCGCTACGCGGACTGGGCGCTGGGCCAGTTCTTCGACAAGGCGCGCAAGGCGCCATACTGGGACAACACGGTGTTCCTGGTGATCGCGGACCATGATTCGCGCGTGTATGGTTCCATTCCCGTGCCGGTGCGGCATTTCCAGGTCCCGGCGCTGATTCTGGGCGCCGGCATCGAGCCGCGGCAGGACCATCGTCTGGTGAGCCAGATCGACATGGCGCCGACGCTGTTGTCGCTGATGGGGCTGGACAATGTGAACCCGATGCTGGGCGTGGACCTGACGCAGCGCGATCCGAATCGCGCGATGATGCAGTATGCGGATAACTTCGGGTATCTGCGGGGGGATCAGCTGCTGGTGCTGGAGCCTTCCAAGGATCCGCGGCAGTTCCGGTACGAGGCGGCGCCGGTGGGGCGCGATGAGGTCTATGAGCCGGTTGAGCCCGTGGATCCGGCGCTGATGCAGGAAGCGTTGGCGCATGCGCTTTGGGCAAGCTGGGTGTACCGGGAAGAGAAGTATCGCTTGCCTTGA
- the hmgA gene encoding homogentisate 1,2-dioxygenase — translation MELQYQTGFGNECATEALPGALPLGRNSPQQCPYGLYAEQLSGTAFTAPRTENRRSWLYRIRPGAQHKPFEPFEGAAGWQSAFGHGPVTPNQLRWSPMPIPTAPTDFLEGVKTWGGNGGPDEQGGVGIHMYAANRSMQGRYFYNADGELLLVPQEGRLRLATELGLIDLEPLEIAVIPRGVRFSVELLDGAARGYMLENFGAAMRLPELGPIGSNCLANARDFKTPVAWYEDVEGDFELIAKFTGGFWRASIDHSPLNVVAWHGTHAPYKYDLRNFNTIGSISYDHPDPSIFTVLTAPSDTPGTANMDFAIFPPRILAMENTFRPPWFHRNIASEFMGLIQGVYDAKADGFAPGGASLHNCMSGHGPDAETFEKASHADTSTAHYIRDTMAFMFETRRVIRPTEQALASVELQGDYYRCWQGIAKHFDPKKA, via the coding sequence ATGGAACTGCAATATCAGACCGGCTTCGGCAACGAATGCGCAACCGAGGCATTGCCCGGCGCCCTGCCGCTAGGCCGCAACTCGCCGCAGCAATGCCCTTATGGCCTGTATGCCGAGCAACTGTCCGGCACCGCCTTTACTGCCCCGCGCACGGAAAACCGCCGCTCCTGGCTCTACCGGATCCGCCCGGGCGCCCAGCACAAGCCCTTCGAGCCCTTTGAAGGCGCCGCCGGCTGGCAAAGCGCGTTCGGCCACGGCCCGGTCACGCCGAACCAGCTGCGCTGGAGCCCGATGCCGATTCCCACCGCCCCCACCGACTTCCTGGAAGGCGTGAAGACCTGGGGCGGCAACGGCGGTCCGGACGAACAGGGCGGCGTGGGCATCCACATGTACGCGGCCAACCGTTCGATGCAAGGCCGCTACTTCTACAACGCCGACGGCGAACTGCTGCTGGTCCCGCAGGAAGGCCGCCTGCGCCTGGCCACCGAACTGGGCCTGATCGACCTGGAACCGCTGGAAATCGCCGTCATTCCCCGCGGCGTGCGGTTCAGCGTGGAGCTGCTGGACGGCGCCGCGCGCGGCTACATGCTCGAGAACTTCGGCGCGGCCATGCGCCTGCCCGAGCTGGGGCCCATCGGCTCGAACTGTCTGGCCAATGCCCGCGACTTCAAGACGCCGGTGGCCTGGTACGAAGACGTGGAAGGCGATTTCGAACTGATCGCCAAGTTCACGGGCGGCTTCTGGCGCGCCTCGATCGACCATTCCCCGCTGAACGTCGTGGCCTGGCATGGCACGCATGCGCCGTACAAGTACGACCTGCGCAACTTCAACACCATCGGCTCGATCAGCTACGACCATCCCGATCCTTCGATCTTCACGGTGCTGACCGCGCCGTCGGACACCCCGGGCACGGCCAACATGGACTTCGCGATCTTCCCGCCGCGCATCCTGGCCATGGAGAACACGTTCCGTCCGCCCTGGTTCCACCGCAACATCGCCAGCGAGTTCATGGGCCTGATCCAGGGCGTCTACGATGCCAAGGCCGACGGCTTCGCCCCCGGCGGCGCCAGCCTGCACAACTGCATGAGCGGCCACGGGCCCGACGCCGAGACCTTCGAAAAGGCCTCGCATGCCGACACCAGCACCGCGCACTACATCCGCGACACGATGGCGTTCATGTTCGAAACCCGCCGCGTCATCCGCCCGACCGAGCAGGCGCTGGCATCGGTAGAATTGCAGGGCGACTATTACCGGTGCTGGCAAGGCATCGCAAAGCACTTCGATCCCAAGAAGGCGTGA
- a CDS encoding acyltransferase, giving the protein MPRGRLAWVTGVFSTILLVVSTVFWCLLLLPIALVKLVLPFAAVRRAVDPVLNGIATAWVSGNAGWFERIQEAPWDVQGHAGLRYADWYLVNCNHQSWVDIFVLQRSLNRRIPLLKFFLKQQLIYVPVIGLAWWALDFPFMKRHGKAELRRNPALGRQDQEAARRACEKFSLVPTSVMVFAEGTRFSEAKRVAQASPYRHLLKPKAGGLAVALNAMGERFRSMIDVTIAYPEGAPSFWDMACGRAGPVLVRMRQLPVPPAFCAADYTRDKAFRATFHHWLGEQWQAKDDEIEALTARREG; this is encoded by the coding sequence GTGCCGCGCGGCCGCCTTGCGTGGGTGACCGGCGTCTTCAGCACGATCCTGCTGGTGGTCAGCACGGTGTTCTGGTGCCTGCTGCTGTTACCGATCGCCCTGGTGAAGCTGGTGTTGCCCTTTGCCGCGGTCCGGCGGGCTGTCGACCCGGTGCTCAATGGCATCGCGACCGCGTGGGTGTCCGGCAATGCCGGTTGGTTCGAACGGATCCAGGAGGCGCCGTGGGATGTGCAGGGCCATGCCGGGCTGCGCTACGCGGACTGGTACCTGGTCAACTGCAATCACCAGTCGTGGGTGGACATCTTTGTGCTGCAGCGTTCGCTGAACCGGCGGATTCCGCTCCTGAAGTTTTTCCTGAAGCAGCAATTGATCTACGTGCCGGTGATCGGGCTGGCCTGGTGGGCGCTGGACTTCCCATTCATGAAGCGTCACGGCAAGGCGGAGTTGCGCCGCAACCCGGCCTTGGGCCGCCAGGACCAGGAAGCGGCGCGGCGCGCCTGCGAGAAGTTCTCGCTGGTGCCGACCAGCGTGATGGTGTTTGCCGAAGGCACGCGCTTTAGCGAGGCCAAGCGCGTCGCGCAGGCTTCGCCGTACCGCCATCTCCTCAAGCCCAAGGCCGGCGGGCTGGCGGTGGCGCTGAACGCGATGGGTGAACGATTTCGTTCGATGATCGATGTCACCATCGCCTACCCGGAAGGCGCGCCCAGCTTCTGGGACATGGCTTGCGGCCGCGCCGGTCCGGTGCTGGTTCGCATGCGGCAGTTGCCGGTGCCGCCGGCCTTCTGCGCTGCGGATTACACCCGGGACAAGGCCTTCCGCGCCACGTTCCACCATTGGCTGGGGGAGCAGTGGCAGGCCAAGGACGACGAGATCGAAGCCTTGACGGCGCGGCGCGAGGGCTGA
- the fahA gene encoding fumarylacetoacetase, which translates to MTTTINETHDPSLKSWIDSANSDVSDFPVQNLPYASFRRKGSQESFRPGVAIGDQILDLAALAARQPFEGLAADALAACATDSLNALMALGQPQWSALRLALSRALRVGAALRAEVEPLLIAQAAAEYTTPARIGDYTDFYISLHHATAVGKQFRPDNPLLPNYKWVPIGYHGRASSIGVDQKFPRPIGQTRPANEGEAPQFGPCARLDYELELGIFVGTGNAQGDRIALADAESHVFGLCILNDWSARDIQAWEYQPLGPFLAKNFASTISPWVVTMEALEPFRTQWNRGATEPQPMPYLASDANRAKGAFDVQMEVLLTTEKSRADKQAPVSLSRSNFRDAYWNIAQLITHHTVNGCNLQPGDMLGTGTLSGPLASEAGSLLELCNGGKAPIELPWGEKRTFLQDGDQVIMRAECVKAGYPRIGFGESSGTVLPARV; encoded by the coding sequence ATGACCACCACGATCAACGAAACCCACGACCCGTCCCTCAAGAGCTGGATCGACAGCGCCAACTCGGACGTATCGGATTTCCCGGTGCAGAACCTGCCCTACGCCTCGTTCCGCCGCAAGGGCTCGCAAGAGTCCTTCCGTCCCGGCGTGGCCATCGGCGACCAGATCCTGGACCTGGCCGCGCTGGCCGCCAGGCAGCCGTTTGAAGGCCTGGCCGCGGACGCCCTGGCCGCGTGCGCCACGGACAGCCTGAACGCCCTGATGGCCCTGGGCCAGCCCCAGTGGAGCGCGCTGCGCCTGGCGCTGTCGCGCGCGCTGCGCGTAGGCGCCGCCTTGCGCGCCGAGGTCGAGCCGCTGCTGATCGCGCAAGCCGCCGCGGAATACACGACGCCCGCCCGCATCGGCGACTACACCGACTTCTACATCTCGCTGCATCACGCCACCGCCGTCGGCAAACAGTTCCGCCCCGACAATCCCCTGCTGCCCAACTACAAGTGGGTGCCCATCGGCTATCACGGCCGCGCCTCCAGCATCGGCGTAGACCAGAAATTCCCGCGCCCCATCGGCCAGACCCGTCCGGCCAACGAAGGCGAAGCGCCTCAGTTCGGCCCCTGCGCACGCCTGGACTATGAACTGGAACTGGGCATCTTCGTGGGCACGGGCAACGCGCAAGGCGACCGCATCGCCCTGGCCGACGCGGAATCGCATGTGTTTGGCCTGTGCATCCTGAACGACTGGTCGGCCCGCGACATCCAGGCTTGGGAATACCAGCCGCTCGGCCCCTTCCTGGCCAAGAACTTCGCGTCCACGATCTCGCCGTGGGTCGTCACCATGGAAGCGCTGGAGCCCTTCCGCACGCAGTGGAACCGCGGCGCCACCGAACCGCAGCCGATGCCCTACCTGGCCTCGGACGCCAACCGCGCCAAGGGCGCCTTCGACGTGCAGATGGAAGTACTGCTGACCACCGAAAAGTCCCGCGCCGACAAGCAGGCGCCGGTCTCGCTTTCGCGCAGCAATTTCCGCGACGCCTACTGGAACATCGCGCAACTGATCACGCATCACACGGTCAACGGCTGCAACCTGCAGCCCGGCGACATGCTCGGCACCGGCACGCTGTCCGGCCCCCTGGCCTCGGAAGCCGGCTCGCTGCTGGAACTGTGCAATGGCGGCAAGGCCCCGATCGAACTGCCGTGGGGAGAAAAGCGCACCTTCCTGCAGGATGGCGATCAGGTCATCATGCGCGCCGAATGCGTGAAGGCGGGATATCCGCGGATCGGATTCGGGGAAAGCTCGGGCACCGTGCTGCCGGCCCGCGTTTGA
- the mutM gene encoding bifunctional DNA-formamidopyrimidine glycosylase/DNA-(apurinic or apyrimidinic site) lyase has protein sequence MPELPEVETTRRGIDAVITGRTLTRLVVHEPRMRWPIPADLPSLIGGRAVLECARRGKYLLLRFEHGTQIVHLGMSGSLRSVAPGEFLRKHDHVEWIFDEAVLRLHDPRRFGAVLWHSGADGPIDTHPLLAKLGIEPFDPRFDGAWLHRHFKNHGAAVKQVLLAGMAVVGVGNIYASECLFRARINPKTPANKLSPARCDRLADMVRATLADALTSGGSTLRDYVGATGEPGAYFEIHAAVYEREGLPCRVCATPIRRFVQGQRATYYCPKCQRN, from the coding sequence ATGCCGGAACTGCCTGAAGTCGAAACCACGCGCCGAGGAATCGACGCCGTCATCACCGGCCGGACGCTCACGCGGCTGGTCGTCCATGAACCCCGCATGCGGTGGCCCATCCCCGCGGACCTGCCGTCCCTGATCGGCGGTCGCGCCGTGCTGGAGTGCGCGCGCCGGGGCAAGTACCTGCTCTTGCGCTTCGAACACGGCACCCAGATCGTGCACCTGGGCATGTCGGGATCCCTGCGCAGCGTCGCGCCGGGCGAATTCCTCCGCAAGCATGACCACGTCGAATGGATCTTCGACGAGGCCGTGCTGCGCCTGCATGATCCGCGGCGCTTCGGCGCGGTGCTGTGGCACTCCGGCGCGGACGGCCCCATCGACACGCACCCGCTGCTCGCCAAGCTGGGCATCGAACCCTTCGACCCGCGCTTTGACGGCGCCTGGCTGCACCGGCACTTCAAGAACCACGGCGCCGCGGTCAAGCAGGTGCTGCTGGCCGGCATGGCGGTGGTGGGCGTGGGCAATATCTATGCGTCGGAATGCCTGTTCCGGGCGCGCATCAATCCCAAGACGCCGGCCAACAAGCTGTCGCCGGCCCGTTGCGACCGGCTGGCCGACATGGTGCGGGCCACGCTGGCCGACGCCCTGACCTCGGGCGGCAGCACCCTGCGCGATTACGTCGGCGCGACCGGCGAGCCGGGCGCCTACTTCGAGATCCATGCGGCCGTCTACGAGCGCGAAGGCCTGCCGTGCCGGGTCTGCGCAACGCCGATCCGGCGTTTCGTCCAGGGGCAGCGGGCCACCTACTACTGCCCGAAATGCCAGAGGAACTGA